One window from the genome of Serinibacter salmoneus encodes:
- the hisB gene encoding imidazoleglycerol-phosphate dehydratase HisB, whose protein sequence is MSELTRRTARIERTTKESTVMVELDLDGTGVVDIDTSVGFWDHMLTALGTHARFDLTVRASGDTHIDVHHTVEDTAIVLGEALRQALGDKTGIARFGDAMVPLDEALAQAVVDISGRPYCVHSGEPEGQEYHLIGGHFTGSLTRHVLESLALHAGICLHVRVLAGRDPHHIVEAQFKALARALRAAIAPDDRVIGVPSTKGAL, encoded by the coding sequence ATGAGCGAGCTGACGCGGCGCACCGCGCGCATCGAACGCACCACCAAGGAATCCACCGTGATGGTCGAGCTCGACCTCGACGGCACGGGTGTGGTCGACATCGACACCTCGGTCGGCTTCTGGGACCACATGCTGACCGCGCTGGGCACCCACGCCCGGTTCGACCTGACGGTGCGCGCCAGCGGCGACACCCACATCGACGTGCACCACACCGTGGAGGACACCGCGATCGTGCTCGGCGAGGCGCTGCGCCAGGCCCTGGGCGACAAGACCGGTATCGCCCGCTTCGGTGATGCGATGGTGCCGCTGGACGAGGCCCTGGCCCAGGCGGTGGTCGACATCTCCGGCCGGCCCTACTGCGTGCACAGCGGTGAACCCGAGGGGCAGGAGTACCACCTCATCGGCGGCCACTTCACCGGCTCCCTGACCCGGCACGTGCTGGAGTCGCTCGCCCTGCACGCGGGCATCTGCCTGCACGTGCGGGTGCTCGCCGGGCGCGACCCGCACCACATCGTGGAGGCCCAGTTCAAGGCCCTCGCCCGCGCCCTGCGCGCCGCGATCGCCCCGGACGATCGCGTCATCGGGGTGCCCAGCACCAAGGGGGCGCTATGA
- a CDS encoding SseB family protein codes for MGAADFLPRSGQQRGRELPPASPFAGDDGSCPPALAQALATEGPERIDAVVAALATSRVLVPVVAHEETDHEEAIRKKFSGGNSHADPGASGASGLEEADAAFEEERHASASMVTVKSPDGREALPIFSSVDAMRRWRADARPVPHQAVRAAMAAVDEAGGVMVLDAGDPAPAFVPRPAVWALARGEQWTPSPRDPAVVEEIQRVVGAVEGVRAVQVQPGGRAEVKVALAVVAGLTREQVQQVAGAAATALGESALVAERVDSVELALTTA; via the coding sequence ATGGGCGCCGCGGACTTCCTTCCCCGCTCCGGGCAGCAACGCGGCCGCGAACTGCCGCCGGCCTCCCCGTTCGCGGGTGACGACGGCTCCTGCCCGCCCGCCCTCGCGCAGGCGCTGGCCACCGAGGGACCCGAGCGCATCGACGCGGTGGTGGCAGCGCTGGCGACCTCGCGCGTGCTCGTGCCGGTGGTGGCGCACGAGGAGACCGACCACGAGGAGGCGATCCGCAAGAAGTTCTCCGGTGGGAACTCGCATGCGGACCCCGGTGCCAGCGGTGCGAGCGGGCTGGAGGAGGCCGATGCCGCGTTCGAGGAGGAGCGGCACGCCTCCGCCTCGATGGTGACGGTGAAGTCACCCGACGGCCGGGAGGCACTGCCGATCTTCTCCAGCGTGGACGCGATGCGCCGCTGGCGCGCCGACGCCCGGCCGGTCCCGCACCAGGCGGTGCGGGCCGCGATGGCCGCGGTGGACGAGGCCGGTGGCGTCATGGTGCTGGACGCCGGTGACCCCGCGCCCGCCTTCGTGCCCCGCCCCGCGGTGTGGGCGCTGGCACGCGGTGAGCAGTGGACGCCCTCGCCGCGCGACCCCGCCGTGGTCGAGGAGATCCAGCGGGTGGTCGGCGCCGTCGAGGGGGTGCGCGCCGTCCAGGTGCAGCCGGGCGGTCGCGCCGAGGTGAAGGTGGCCCTCGCCGTCGTGGCAGGACTGACCCGGGAGCAGGTTCAGCAGGTCGCCGGGGCGGCCGCCACAGCGTTGGGGGAGAGCGCGCTCGTGGCCGAGCGGGTGGACTCCGTGGAGCTGGCGCTCACGACCGCCTGA
- a CDS encoding alpha/beta hydrolase, whose protein sequence is MALARVYLYSDALGMSTSVSVILPQETHNQIGMVGERGAGEPPVLYLLHGLSDDDTIWGRRTSIERYAAEEGLAVVMPRVERSFYHDMAHGERYWTYLSEELPALMHQFFRLSARREDTFVAGLSMGGYGAFRWALRKPEAFAAAASLSGALDVADPVMRAGRPELYATVWGEHEVAGSEADLLTLLRQADPAALPALFLACGDDDDLRPSNERFLALAAERGIALTTHLGPGQHVWEYWDQRIQDVLVWLRQVRGLPTRG, encoded by the coding sequence ATGGCCCTCGCACGCGTATACCTCTACTCCGACGCCCTCGGGATGAGCACCTCGGTCTCGGTGATCCTCCCGCAGGAGACCCACAACCAGATCGGCATGGTGGGGGAGCGCGGCGCGGGGGAACCCCCGGTGCTGTACCTCCTGCACGGGCTGTCGGACGACGACACCATCTGGGGTCGGCGCACCTCGATCGAGCGGTACGCGGCCGAGGAGGGCCTCGCGGTCGTGATGCCCCGGGTCGAGCGCAGCTTCTACCACGACATGGCGCACGGCGAGCGGTACTGGACCTACCTCTCGGAGGAACTCCCGGCGCTGATGCACCAGTTCTTCCGTCTCTCCGCCCGCCGCGAGGACACCTTCGTGGCGGGACTGTCGATGGGCGGCTACGGCGCGTTCCGGTGGGCGCTGCGCAAGCCGGAGGCCTTCGCGGCGGCCGCGAGCCTGTCGGGGGCCCTGGACGTGGCCGACCCCGTGATGCGCGCCGGGCGGCCGGAACTCTACGCCACCGTCTGGGGCGAGCACGAGGTGGCCGGCAGCGAGGCGGATCTCCTCACGCTGCTGCGTCAGGCCGATCCGGCCGCCCTGCCCGCCCTGTTCCTGGCGTGTGGGGACGATGACGACCTGCGCCCGAGCAACGAGCGCTTCCTGGCGCTGGCCGCCGAACGCGGGATTGCCCTGACCACCCACCTGGGACCGGGACAGCACGTGTGGGAGTACTGGGACCAGCGCATCCAGGACGTGCTGGTGTGGTTGCGTCAGGTGCGCGGACTCCCGACCCGGGGTTGA
- a CDS encoding DUF1844 domain-containing protein: MTEQHSRGARGADATFRATPETDATDGTDATDDTDHALVGEAVIDIAQATAVEIIGSAAVHLMSAAAVKCGLAPDEDGVRGVDMMDLAEARKLITALAGLVTAGAPEIGDRHARPLRDGLRSLQLAFREASTYPDAPGEGPGEKFTGPVR, translated from the coding sequence GTGACCGAGCAGCACAGCCGCGGCGCCCGCGGCGCCGACGCCACCTTCCGAGCAACGCCCGAGACCGACGCCACTGACGGGACCGACGCCACTGACGACACCGACCATGCCCTGGTCGGCGAGGCGGTGATCGACATCGCCCAGGCGACCGCCGTGGAGATCATCGGCTCTGCCGCCGTCCACCTGATGAGCGCCGCCGCCGTGAAGTGCGGGCTCGCGCCCGATGAGGACGGTGTGCGCGGCGTGGACATGATGGACCTCGCCGAGGCCCGCAAGCTCATCACCGCGTTGGCCGGGCTCGTCACCGCCGGCGCACCCGAGATCGGGGACCGCCACGCACGACCGCTGCGCGACGGCCTGCGCTCGCTGCAGCTGGCCTTCCGTGAGGCCTCCACCTACCCCGATGCCCCCGGTGAGGGTCCCGGGGAGAAGTTCACCGGTCCCGTGCGCTGA
- the rpmI gene encoding 50S ribosomal protein L35, with protein MPKNKTHSGAKKRFRVTGSGKIMRERTGVRHLLEHKTSTRKRRLGSDAVVAPADVRKAKKLLGR; from the coding sequence ATGCCGAAGAACAAGACGCACTCCGGTGCCAAGAAGCGCTTCCGGGTGACCGGCAGCGGCAAGATCATGCGCGAGCGCACGGGTGTGCGTCACCTGCTCGAGCACAAGACGTCCACCCGCAAGCGTCGTCTCGGCTCGGACGCGGTCGTGGCTCCGGCCGACGTCCGCAAGGCCAAGAAGCTTCTCGGCCGCTGA
- a CDS encoding DM13 domain-containing protein, translated as MSATPTTTRRTLWIAGASIAVVLLAILAYLFQPWRAFTTTVVDEDLPPVAIASTAEPSTEPSASAAEATTAAEAGPTPSPTTPSPTPSPTTPSPEPTYTTLAEGSFITHEHATTGAASLVEQPDGSVVLAIAALETSDGPDLHVWLTDQPVIEGTAGWHVFDDGEYVELGALKGNVGDQVYEIPEGVDVSKFQSVSIWCARFAVSFGAAELLAA; from the coding sequence ATGAGCGCCACCCCGACCACCACTCGACGCACCCTGTGGATCGCGGGGGCGAGCATCGCCGTCGTACTCCTCGCGATCCTCGCCTACCTCTTCCAGCCCTGGCGAGCCTTCACCACGACCGTGGTGGACGAGGACCTGCCGCCGGTGGCGATCGCCTCCACCGCCGAGCCGAGCACCGAGCCCAGCGCATCCGCCGCGGAGGCGACCACCGCCGCGGAGGCCGGCCCCACGCCGTCGCCCACCACACCGAGCCCCACGCCGTCGCCCACCACACCGAGCCCGGAACCCACCTACACCACGCTCGCCGAGGGCTCGTTCATCACCCATGAGCACGCCACCACCGGCGCCGCGAGCCTGGTGGAACAGCCCGACGGCAGCGTGGTGCTCGCGATCGCGGCCCTGGAGACCAGCGACGGACCGGACCTGCACGTGTGGCTCACCGACCAGCCGGTGATCGAGGGCACCGCCGGCTGGCACGTGTTCGACGACGGCGAGTACGTGGAGCTGGGCGCGCTGAAGGGGAACGTCGGGGACCAGGTGTACGAGATCCCCGAGGGTGTGGACGTCAGCAAGTTCCAGAGCGTGTCGATCTGGTGCGCCCGGTTCGCGGTCTCCTTCGGCGCAGCCGAACTCCTCGCCGCGTAG
- the hisH gene encoding imidazole glycerol phosphate synthase subunit HisH, whose translation MSASDVTAPNVVVLDYGSGNTHSAVRALERAGARVALTADHEAVARADGLVVPGVGAFAAVMEQLLAVGGDRMIDRRLSGGRPVLGICVGLQVMFDRGVEHGEETEGLGQWPGVVERLPAEIVPHMGWSTVRAPQDSALFAGVEAERFYFVHSYGVLTDPSQVLGGGDTPFAPPRVTFADHGAPFVAAVENGPLTATQFHPEKSGDAGARLLRNWVDTL comes from the coding sequence GTGAGCGCGTCCGATGTGACTGCGCCCAACGTGGTGGTGCTGGACTACGGCTCCGGGAACACACACTCGGCCGTGCGCGCCCTGGAGCGCGCCGGCGCCCGCGTCGCCCTGACCGCCGATCACGAGGCCGTGGCGCGCGCCGACGGTCTCGTGGTGCCCGGGGTGGGAGCCTTCGCCGCCGTGATGGAGCAACTGCTCGCGGTGGGCGGGGACCGCATGATCGACCGGCGCCTGTCCGGTGGGCGGCCAGTGCTCGGGATCTGCGTGGGCCTGCAGGTGATGTTCGATCGCGGTGTGGAGCACGGCGAGGAGACCGAGGGCCTGGGGCAGTGGCCCGGCGTGGTGGAGCGTCTGCCCGCCGAGATCGTGCCCCACATGGGCTGGTCCACCGTGCGAGCGCCGCAGGACTCCGCGCTGTTCGCCGGGGTGGAGGCGGAGCGGTTCTACTTCGTGCACTCCTACGGCGTGCTCACCGACCCCTCACAGGTGCTCGGCGGTGGGGACACCCCGTTCGCGCCGCCCCGGGTCACCTTCGCCGACCACGGTGCCCCGTTCGTGGCGGCCGTGGAGAACGGCCCCCTGACCGCCACCCAGTTCCACCCCGAGAAGTCCGGCGACGCCGGTGCGCGCCTCCTGCGCAACTGGGTGGACACGCTCTGA
- the pheS gene encoding phenylalanine--tRNA ligase subunit alpha: protein MTSDTTLPDVAVPAPTDEQAVQAVLDQALAAVAAAATLEELKEARIAHTGDRSPLALANRAIGGLAKEEKATAGKIVGRSRGRLTGAIKEREAVLEAEHAQEVLRTETMDVTLTRAQSAIAAATTGQAGARHPIARISEEIADIFVAMGWEIAEGPEVEHEWFNFDALNFTPDHPARQMQDTFFLADGEEEDHLVLRTHTSPVQARALLERELPLYVACPGKVFRTDELDATHSPVFHQVEGIAIDKGLTMAHLKGTLDHFARAMFGPEARTRLRPSYFPFTEPSAEMDLWFPQKKGGAGWIEWGGCGMVNPNVLRSVGVDPEVYSGFAFGMGIERAVMLRYGIEDMRDLIEGDVRLSRAFAIAGESGGNN from the coding sequence ATGACCAGCGACACCACGCTGCCCGACGTCGCCGTGCCTGCCCCCACTGATGAGCAGGCCGTCCAGGCCGTCCTCGATCAGGCGCTGGCCGCCGTCGCGGCCGCCGCCACCCTGGAGGAGCTGAAGGAGGCGCGGATCGCCCACACCGGCGACCGAAGCCCCCTCGCCCTGGCCAACCGCGCGATCGGCGGCCTGGCGAAGGAGGAGAAGGCCACCGCCGGGAAGATCGTCGGACGCTCCCGCGGCCGCCTCACCGGCGCCATCAAGGAGCGCGAGGCCGTGCTGGAGGCCGAGCACGCGCAGGAGGTGCTGCGCACCGAGACCATGGACGTCACCCTCACCCGGGCGCAGAGCGCGATCGCCGCCGCCACCACGGGTCAGGCCGGCGCCCGCCACCCGATTGCGCGGATCTCCGAGGAGATCGCGGACATCTTCGTGGCGATGGGCTGGGAGATCGCCGAGGGCCCCGAGGTGGAGCACGAGTGGTTCAACTTCGACGCGCTGAACTTCACCCCGGACCACCCCGCACGTCAGATGCAGGACACCTTCTTCCTTGCCGACGGCGAGGAGGAGGACCACCTCGTGCTGCGCACCCACACCTCCCCGGTGCAGGCGCGCGCCCTGCTGGAGCGCGAGCTCCCGCTGTACGTGGCGTGCCCGGGCAAGGTGTTCCGCACCGATGAGCTGGACGCCACGCACTCCCCGGTCTTCCACCAGGTCGAGGGCATCGCGATCGACAAGGGCCTGACCATGGCGCACCTCAAGGGCACCCTGGACCACTTCGCTCGCGCGATGTTCGGCCCGGAGGCGCGCACCCGGCTGCGCCCGAGCTATTTCCCCTTCACCGAGCCCAGCGCCGAGATGGACCTGTGGTTCCCGCAGAAGAAGGGCGGCGCAGGCTGGATCGAGTGGGGTGGCTGCGGGATGGTCAACCCGAACGTGCTGCGCAGCGTGGGCGTGGACCCGGAGGTCTACTCCGGGTTCGCGTTCGGCATGGGCATCGAGCGGGCCGTGATGCTGCGGTACGGCATCGAGGACATGCGTGACCTGATCGAGGGTGACGTGCGCCTGTCGCGGGCGTTCGCGATCGCCGGTGAGTCTGGAGGGAACAACTGA
- the priA gene encoding bifunctional 1-(5-phosphoribosyl)-5-((5-phosphoribosylamino)methylideneamino)imidazole-4-carboxamide isomerase/phosphoribosylanthranilate isomerase PriA, whose protein sequence is MTDQPVLQLLPAVDVTEGQAVQLVQGVAGSGGQYGDPYEAAMRWVDAGAPWLHLVDLDAAFGRGSNHELLASIVERVAGRIQVELSGGIRDDASLRRALATGVRRVNIGTAALENPAWTAEAIAEHGDRIAIGLDVRGTRLAARGWTQEGGELDDVLATLEAAGCARYVVTDVTKDGTLRGPNIDLLRHVCAATDSPVIASGGISTLEDLRALRALVGEGVEGAIVGTALYSGAFTIDEALDVAGRA, encoded by the coding sequence GTGACCGATCAGCCTGTGCTCCAGCTCCTGCCCGCCGTGGACGTGACCGAGGGGCAGGCCGTGCAGCTCGTGCAGGGCGTGGCGGGCTCCGGCGGCCAGTACGGCGACCCGTACGAGGCCGCGATGCGCTGGGTGGACGCCGGGGCGCCGTGGCTGCACCTGGTGGACCTGGATGCCGCCTTCGGTCGCGGCTCCAACCACGAGCTGCTCGCCTCGATCGTGGAGCGGGTCGCCGGCCGGATCCAGGTGGAGCTCTCCGGCGGGATCCGCGACGACGCCTCCCTGCGCCGCGCGCTGGCCACCGGCGTGCGCCGCGTGAACATCGGCACCGCCGCCCTGGAGAACCCCGCCTGGACCGCCGAGGCCATCGCCGAGCACGGCGACCGGATCGCGATCGGCCTGGATGTGCGCGGCACCCGCCTGGCGGCCCGCGGCTGGACCCAGGAGGGCGGGGAGCTGGACGACGTGCTGGCCACTCTCGAGGCGGCCGGGTGCGCGCGGTACGTGGTCACCGATGTGACCAAGGACGGCACCCTGCGCGGCCCGAACATCGACCTGCTGCGGCACGTGTGCGCCGCCACCGACTCGCCCGTCATCGCCTCCGGCGGGATCTCCACGCTGGAGGACCTGCGTGCGCTGCGCGCACTGGTGGGCGAGGGCGTGGAAGGGGCGATCGTCGGAACCGCCCTGTACTCCGGTGCCTTCACCATCGATGAGGCGCTCGACGTGGCCGGGCGGGCCTGA
- a CDS encoding GntR family transcriptional regulator, whose translation MLIRLDSSLGTPLYEQLATAVRSGVAAGQIAAGEKLPPARELATTLGVNVHTVLRGYAILREEGLLEVRRGRGAVVTAGAEGATSADRAAFRDAVATVHLTARRLGLTADDLAATIRKGYQP comes from the coding sequence GTGCTGATCCGACTGGACTCGAGTCTGGGCACCCCGCTGTACGAACAGCTCGCCACCGCGGTGCGCTCCGGGGTGGCCGCAGGGCAGATCGCGGCGGGGGAGAAACTCCCGCCCGCCCGCGAGCTCGCCACCACCCTCGGCGTCAACGTGCACACCGTGCTGCGGGGATACGCGATCCTGCGCGAGGAGGGCCTGCTGGAGGTGCGCCGGGGCAGAGGGGCCGTGGTGACCGCAGGTGCCGAGGGTGCCACCTCCGCCGATCGCGCCGCCTTCCGGGACGCTGTCGCCACCGTTCACCTCACCGCCCGGCGCCTGGGCCTGACCGCCGACGACCTCGCCGCGACCATCCGAAAGGGATACCAGCCATGA
- the rplT gene encoding 50S ribosomal protein L20, which produces MARVKRAVNAQKKRRVTLERASGYRGQRSRLYRKAKEQVTHSLTYSYRDRRAKKGDFRRLWIQRVNAAARANGLTYNRFIQGLKAAEIEVDRRMLAELAVNDPAAFTALVELAKAALPEDVNAPKADSAA; this is translated from the coding sequence GTGGCACGCGTGAAGCGGGCGGTCAACGCCCAGAAGAAGCGCCGGGTTACCCTCGAGCGCGCCTCCGGCTACCGCGGGCAGCGTTCCCGCCTGTACCGGAAGGCGAAGGAGCAGGTCACCCACTCCCTCACCTACAGCTACCGCGACCGTCGCGCCAAGAAGGGTGACTTCCGTCGCCTGTGGATCCAGCGCGTCAACGCCGCGGCCCGCGCCAACGGCCTGACCTACAACCGGTTCATCCAGGGCCTGAAGGCCGCGGAGATCGAGGTCGACCGTCGGATGCTCGCCGAGCTCGCCGTCAACGACCCGGCCGCGTTCACCGCGCTGGTCGAGCTCGCGAAGGCTGCTCTGCCGGAGGACGTCAACGCGCCGAAGGCCGACTCCGCCGCCTGA
- a CDS encoding TrmH family RNA methyltransferase, producing MPIAAVLTNPRADRVSAIRALERVSARRRYGRILVEGPQSVREAVRHVAPRVRDVYLTHRARERWPEIEEVALAAGLYVHPTDDAVMARMSTDAQGVLAVLEDASPTLAQVLERITTPRLVAVCEQLSDPGNAGTIIRAADAVGADLVVLSEGSVDITSPKVIRSTAGSMFHLPVVRGRSLTEILTALRERGLAILAADGAGEGDLESFGMLHRPSAWVFGTEAAGLSDLARAQADRVLRIPMRGNAESLNVAMAATLCLYASSRAQAPLAARVRR from the coding sequence GTGCCGATCGCTGCCGTCCTGACCAACCCACGCGCCGACCGCGTCAGCGCCATCCGTGCGCTGGAGCGGGTCTCGGCGCGCCGTCGGTACGGGCGCATCCTGGTGGAGGGGCCGCAATCGGTGCGAGAGGCGGTGCGGCACGTGGCACCCCGGGTGCGGGATGTCTACCTGACCCACCGCGCGCGGGAGCGCTGGCCGGAGATCGAAGAGGTCGCGCTGGCCGCCGGCCTGTACGTGCACCCCACGGACGATGCGGTGATGGCCCGGATGTCCACCGACGCCCAGGGGGTCCTCGCCGTCCTGGAGGACGCCAGCCCCACCCTGGCCCAGGTGCTGGAACGGATCACCACGCCGCGCCTGGTGGCCGTGTGCGAGCAACTCTCCGATCCGGGGAACGCGGGCACGATCATCCGCGCCGCCGATGCCGTGGGCGCCGATCTGGTGGTGCTCAGCGAGGGCAGCGTGGACATCACCTCACCGAAGGTGATCCGGTCCACCGCTGGATCGATGTTCCATCTCCCTGTGGTGCGCGGACGCAGCCTGACGGAGATCCTCACGGCCCTGCGGGAGCGGGGCCTGGCGATCCTGGCGGCCGACGGCGCCGGGGAGGGTGACCTGGAGAGTTTCGGGATGCTGCACCGCCCCAGCGCGTGGGTGTTCGGCACGGAGGCCGCCGGATTGAGCGACCTGGCCCGCGCGCAGGCCGACCGTGTGCTGCGGATCCCGATGCGGGGCAACGCCGAGAGCCTGAATGTGGCGATGGCCGCCACGCTGTGCCTGTACGCCTCCTCGCGGGCCCAGGCGCCGCTCGCGGCGCGCGTGCGCCGGTGA
- a CDS encoding DUF1648 domain-containing protein, whose product MTTRPTVRIAATGVLLVAVATGVTVALLGAWSSALPDPVATHWGTGGSADGFASVGAMVWAVVITGVLGLALAVWSALTSTPSLARTLLATTVGTVAFIDALLLASIAAQRGLTEATGVAFSGWWFVIAAAAALALAALAALLVPTWRAPWQAAGVRAEAMPLAAGENVVWAVPATSGSAGSVAAILGVALVLIVALVSRMWWLLALAAVLALVMAALLSIRVAVGPGGLTVTGRLGWPRVHIPAEEITAVATEQVSAFRQFGGWGYRVGIAGSLKGARGFVLHSGEGIVVTTRSGRREVVVVNGAGQGAALLEAYRERAAAR is encoded by the coding sequence ATGACCACCCGTCCCACGGTGCGCATCGCCGCCACCGGAGTCCTCCTCGTTGCCGTGGCCACCGGCGTGACCGTGGCCCTGCTCGGTGCCTGGAGCAGCGCGCTGCCCGACCCGGTCGCGACCCATTGGGGCACCGGAGGGTCCGCCGACGGCTTCGCCTCCGTGGGCGCGATGGTGTGGGCGGTGGTGATCACCGGCGTGCTCGGGCTGGCCCTCGCCGTCTGGTCCGCGCTGACCTCCACGCCCAGTCTTGCCCGCACCCTCCTGGCGACCACCGTGGGCACCGTGGCGTTCATCGACGCCCTGCTGCTGGCGAGCATCGCCGCGCAGCGCGGCCTCACGGAGGCCACCGGCGTCGCCTTCTCCGGCTGGTGGTTCGTCATCGCCGCGGCTGCCGCGCTGGCCCTGGCGGCCTTGGCGGCGCTGCTCGTGCCGACCTGGCGCGCGCCCTGGCAGGCCGCGGGGGTGCGGGCCGAGGCCATGCCGTTGGCCGCGGGCGAGAACGTGGTGTGGGCTGTGCCGGCGACCTCGGGCAGCGCCGGGAGCGTGGCCGCGATCCTCGGGGTCGCCCTCGTTCTCATCGTGGCGCTGGTCAGCCGGATGTGGTGGCTGCTCGCGCTGGCGGCCGTGCTCGCGCTGGTGATGGCCGCGTTGCTCTCGATCCGCGTGGCGGTGGGGCCCGGCGGTCTGACGGTGACCGGCCGCCTGGGTTGGCCCCGTGTCCACATCCCGGCCGAGGAGATCACGGCTGTGGCCACCGAGCAGGTCAGCGCCTTCCGTCAGTTCGGCGGGTGGGGCTACCGAGTGGGCATCGCCGGCAGCCTCAAGGGCGCACGCGGGTTCGTGCTGCACTCCGGTGAGGGGATCGTGGTCACCACCCGGTCGGGGCGCCGGGAGGTGGTGGTGGTGAACGGCGCCGGGCAGGGTGCCGCTCTCCTGGAGGCCTACCGTGAGCGCGCTGCGGCGCGCTGA
- a CDS encoding nucleoside/nucleotide kinase family protein, with protein MTGVSGVTGASASPALLDLPEGEVAALLPRVPRRGAAHPAVLGIAGAPGAGKSTLTATLVAAARAEGLRVAEVGMDGYHLAQELLIARGQTEIKGAPATFDAAGYVHLLRRIRAGERVYAPRYERGAGNPIANAVEVDPAVDLVITEGNYLLLPEGAWAGVRGELDAAWFLELASQVRQERLLARHLAHGKDPERARAFAYGSDEHNARAVAASRERADLVLRLRPAAPPSGRMGA; from the coding sequence GTGACCGGAGTCTCCGGAGTCACCGGGGCGTCCGCGTCGCCGGCGCTCCTGGACCTGCCCGAGGGCGAGGTCGCCGCACTCCTGCCCCGGGTGCCTCGCCGCGGCGCGGCCCACCCGGCCGTGCTGGGGATCGCGGGTGCACCCGGGGCGGGCAAGTCCACCCTGACCGCCACCCTCGTGGCGGCGGCGCGTGCCGAGGGCCTCCGGGTCGCGGAGGTGGGGATGGACGGTTATCACCTCGCGCAGGAGCTGCTGATCGCGCGCGGGCAGACCGAGATCAAGGGCGCCCCGGCCACCTTCGACGCCGCCGGGTACGTGCACCTGCTGCGCCGGATCCGCGCGGGTGAGCGGGTGTACGCCCCCCGGTACGAGCGCGGGGCCGGGAACCCGATCGCCAATGCGGTCGAGGTCGACCCCGCCGTCGATCTCGTGATCACCGAGGGCAACTACCTGCTGCTGCCGGAGGGCGCCTGGGCCGGGGTGCGTGGTGAGCTGGACGCCGCCTGGTTCCTGGAACTCGCGTCCCAGGTGCGCCAGGAGCGGCTCCTGGCGCGCCACCTCGCGCACGGCAAGGACCCCGAACGGGCCCGCGCGTTCGCCTACGGCTCGGACGAGCACAACGCGCGCGCCGTGGCCGCGAGCCGGGAACGAGCCGATCTGGTGCTGCGCCTGCGCCCGGCGGCGCCGCCATCTGGCAGGATGGGCGCATGA
- the infC gene encoding translation initiation factor IF-3 translates to MPEVRLVGPNGEQVGIVRVEDALRLAEEADLDLVEVAPSARPPVCKLMDYGKFKYEAAQKARDARRNQANTVLKEIRFRLKIDAHDYETKKGHVERFLGAGDKVKVMIMFRGREQSRPEMGIRLLQRLAEDVIELGTVESSPRQDGRNMTMVLAPTKRKSEARDEKRGKARPNARGRDRQQTAPEQPEANEQVQEPRQTEAAPAPQQAPAPVAAEVPAEPAAAAEPAPAAEAPTDAAPAAPAKPRPATPRPAPKPVAKPAAAKPKPAARAPRPGPRKPA, encoded by the coding sequence GTGCCCGAGGTGCGTCTCGTCGGCCCGAACGGTGAGCAGGTCGGCATCGTTCGCGTCGAGGACGCCCTGCGTCTGGCAGAGGAGGCGGACCTCGACCTCGTCGAGGTGGCACCGAGCGCACGTCCCCCGGTTTGCAAGCTCATGGACTACGGCAAGTTCAAGTACGAGGCCGCCCAGAAGGCGCGCGATGCGCGTCGCAACCAGGCGAACACCGTGCTGAAGGAGATCCGTTTCCGCCTCAAGATCGACGCGCACGACTACGAGACCAAGAAGGGTCACGTGGAGCGCTTCCTCGGGGCGGGGGACAAGGTCAAGGTCATGATCATGTTCCGCGGACGCGAGCAGTCACGCCCCGAGATGGGCATCCGGCTGCTGCAGCGGCTCGCGGAGGACGTGATCGAGCTGGGCACGGTGGAGTCCTCGCCGCGGCAGGACGGCCGCAACATGACCATGGTGCTCGCGCCGACCAAGCGGAAGTCCGAGGCACGCGACGAGAAGCGTGGCAAGGCCCGTCCGAACGCCCGTGGCCGCGACCGCCAGCAGACCGCACCTGAGCAGCCGGAGGCGAACGAGCAGGTGCAGGAGCCCAGGCAGACCGAGGCTGCTCCGGCACCGCAGCAGGCCCCCGCGCCTGTCGCTGCCGAGGTTCCCGCCGAGCCCGCAGCGGCCGCCGAGCCCGCACCGGCCGCCGAGGCACCGACCGATGCCGCGCCGGCCGCCCCGGCGAAGCCTCGGCCCGCGACCCCGCGCCCGGCACCCAAGCCGGTCGCGAAGCCCGCGGCTGCCAAGCCCAAGCCTGCGGCGCGTGCACCGCGCCCCGGGCCGCGCAAGCCCGCCTGA